DNA from Pseudocitrobacter corydidari:
GTCGCTACAATATCACTGGAATCACGCCGGGGGATGATTACGCGGCAATGAACCAGGTGCTGCGACGTCGCTATGGCAAAGCTATAGAAGAGAGTAAGATCCCGGATGTCATTCTGATCGACGGCGGGAAAGGGCAACTGGGGCAGGCAAAAACCGTTTTTGCCGAGCTTGATGTCACATGGGATAAAAACCATCCTTTACTGCTCGGTGTCGCGAAAGGCAGCGACCGTAAAGCAGGGCTCGAAACGCTGTTCTTCGAACCGGAAGGTGAGGGCTTCAGCTTACCGCCAGATTCACCTGCGCTGCACGTTATCCAGCATATTCGTGACGAATCACACGATCATGCGATTTCCGGGCACCGTAAAAAACGCGCTAAAGTAAAGAGCACCAGTACGCTGGAGACTATCGAAGGCGTTGGGCCGAAGCGCCGCCAGATGCTGCTCAAGTACATGGGCGGCCTACAGGGCTTGCAGAATGCAAGCGTAGAAGAGATAGCAAAAGTTCCGGGTATCTCACACGGCCTGGCAGAAAAGATCTTCTACTCGTTGAAACATTAGGGGCTCTGTAGCAACATAGGGCTAATATTTACTAACAACAGATAGTTACCTTGCATGCAATATAATATTCCTACGTTGCTTACCCTGTTCCGCGTCATCCTTATCCCGTTCTTTGTGTTGGCGTTTTATCTGCCGTTTGTCTGGGCACCGTTCGCCTGCGCGCTTATCTTCTGTATTGCCGCCGTGACCGACTGGTTTGATGGCTACCTGGCGCGTCGCTGGAACCAGAGCACGCGTTTTGGCGCATTCCTTGACCCGGTTGCCGATAAAGTGATGGTGGCCATCGCCATGGTGCTGGTGGTTGAACACTACCACACATGGTGGGTGACGCTGCCGGCTGCCATTATGATTGGCCGCGAAATTATCATTTCTGCCCTGCGTGAGTGGATGGCCGAGCTGGGTAAACGCAGCAGCGTGGCGGTCTCCTGGATTGGCAAAGTGAAAACCACCGCGCAAATGGCGGCTCTGGCGTGGCTGCTGTGGCGTCCAAATGAGTGGGTTGAGTGGGCCGGGATCGTGCTGTTCCTGTTTGCGGCGGTGCTGACGCTGTGGTCAATGCTGCAATATTTGAACGCTGCGCGTGCAGATTTGCTTGAACAGTGATCGTTTCGGCGTAATTTTCAGCAAACAACACAAAGTTGCGAAAAATACCGTTGACTCAGTGCGTCAGATAAGTAGAATGCAACGCATCGAACGGCAGCACTGATTGCCAGACGATAGCAAAATCAAGTGGTTAGCAAATCAACTTGATGATGCGGGAATAGCTCAGTTGGTAGAGCACGACCTTGCCAAGGTCGGGGTCGCGAGTTCGAGTCTCGTTTCCCGCTCCAAATTAAAACATCGGCAGTTGCGGGTGTTAAGTTTTAAAGGCGCGTTAGCAAAGCGGTTATGTAGCGGATTGCAAATCCGTCTAGTCCGGTTCGACTCCGGAACGCGCCTCCACTTTCTTCCCGAGCCCGGATGGTGGAATCGGTAGACACAAGGGATTTAAAATCCCTCGGCGTTCGCGCTGTGTGGGTTCAAGTCCCACTCCGGGTACCATGGGAAAGTAAAGAATAATCAAAGCAATAAGCAGTGTCGTGAAACCACCTACGGGTGGTTTTTTTGTGTCTGAAATTCACCTTCCTGACATGGGCTCCGTGTTCGGAGTACTGTATATCCTCGTCCCCTGTATCAAGGGATGGTGTAGGAGAACAGTGAATAGTCCACAGTCATGTTTCTGGTGAGATCCTGAACGCCACTTTGCTTCCAGTCACCATATTTGTAATGCTCTGCGCGACTGAGTGACTGGCAAAGCAAGCCTAACTGCACATCGCCTTTATTCGCCAGGTATTCAGAAATCAGCGATGCTGTGAAACGGGCTATCTCCGCAGAGATTAAAAAACCGGGATTGAGCGTGGCCTTGACCAGGGACGCAATGTTAACCGCTAGCTTGTCGAGCTTTTCTGAAGTGATTAACTGATGTATTGCAGCCCAGCTATTCCGAAAATCATCATTGCTCTTGATAACGCAAAGCACCCAGTTTAAATATTCCGGGATATTATCGCTATGGTAAATCAAATATCCTGACTCCCCAAAAGGAATGGTGTCATGATCGCGTACATGTGCTATTTCGGGGAAAGTAATAACATCCTTCATTGACATGACAATTTTTTTTAAAAGATCATGTTTTTTAGTCTCATCGACTTCATTTTGCCAGGATTCAATATCATCCATCGAAACACTATCATCGGTAACAATACTCATTATTTTTACATTGGCGACATCATAAATGTAAAAAAGATTCCATGTGTAGTTATCAATAATATATATTCTGTTGATTTTTAAAATAAACATAGAACCTCCGGGATATTTGCCAGGGATGTGTGTGTAAAGCCAGTGTTAGTTTACAACATAATAAATATAATCGATGTTTATAGAGATCTAACGCAAGCACGTCATTCAAAGAAATGACGTGCCTGGCAAATTCAGTACTCAACCAACCGTATAGCTGATTGCGGCATAATAGGCTTTTGTATAGCCAGCGACCAGGTTGGCGCTTTCTAAGCCGTTAATGATCTTACGGGCCTTCACCCAATCCTCGGTAGCATCATTAAAGTAATCTGCAAGCTTATGGGATGTGAAAAGCCCATTTCGCATCCCGACAAACATAATGGCCAACGCCGTATTAAGTTCCATGACCTTATCCGGTTCGGAAACCAGATCGGCCTTGATGGCGTGGCCAAGTTTCACATAATTATCTTTGTGTGTTAATTGAACGAAACCTCGACCATACCATGATTTACCTTCCGCATCTGGTCGCCAGTACGGCGTTTTTACCCACGTGAGCTTCCCCGCACGCCATGCTTTCTCCAGGCGTCTGATCGCTTCATCATCTGTAGTGGCGAAGGTCTCACGCACGGGTTGCATGGTGTGACCTGTTTCGTGATGCGCCGTTGCTAACATATACGCCAGCCAGCGATCATCGTCTTTGGGAGATTCTTTTTCCCATTTATCGAGAATGGCTTCAATGCCTGCAAGTTGACTTTGACGTAGGGAACCTTTGAATAAAGAGTCAAGAATATGGTCGAAGAAGAAATTTCTGTTGATACTCATTGAAGCCCCCGGAACAGATTATCGTAGTGACTAATCATTCAAATATGGAAGACTAAAACAGGCATTACAGTAATCGAAATGGGTGAACTGTGCGGACGGAATCATCTTTTAATCATATGGACAACTTGCATCTGACCTGGAGGATAAATGGTGGAGTATGTATCATTAAGCAATGCTTAATTTTAGATGGTAAGTTAATTTATAATGAATGTATCTGTGATGTGGATACGTATAGATAAAATTTAATTGCTTATCAAATAATATTTGTCGCTTTCAGTATGCAACTTCAGAATGAAGTTTTTGTTGTAAATTACGAAAAAGTACCTGGCGAACAACGCGCATAGAATATCCAAACTTTAAGGTATCCCATCCGGGATAGCGATTGGCTTTATTCCTTATTGAGGATAACGAAAATGTCTGGACTCCACACGCTTGACATATTGATAGGCTTGTTCACGGTTTTTTTATTGTTCAGTACAATCTGTACAGCCATTGTTGAGGCCATCGCCGCCTGGCGTGGTGTTCGAAGTAAGAACCTGGAAAGTGCACTGAAGGAGTTTATTTCGGGAAATCCTGCTGGGAATAATAATGTCGTGACGCAATTTTACGACCATCCATTAATTAAGTCGCTGAGCAAGAATGAAGACGGTCGCCCATCGTACATACCGGCTAAAACATTCAGGCAGGTCATTGAATCCCTGGTGATGGGTGCAAATGCTGGATCAAACCTGATTGAGAGTATAAGGCAGTTACCTGACGATAAAACGAACCTCACCGGTATCCTGAAAACCTTAGCAAATGAAGCAGATGGCGATGAACAACGGTTGCGCCTCGCCCTTGAATCGCATTTCGATGCGGTGATGGACAGGGCATCCGGGTGGTACAAACGGCATGCGCAAAATGTTACCTATGCCGTTGCCGTGGTATTGGTGCTTAGTTTCAACGTGGATACGTTGGTGCTGGTAAAACAGTTGTCGAGCAACCCTGAAGTGTTGCAAAAACTGTTAACGGTGACTGAAGAGCAGGTTAAAGGCGATGATAAAGGATCGACAAGTTGTACAAGTAAAAGCAAAGAAGAAGAGCTCAAGGAAGCAACGTGCAAGACAGAGTCTGCTCAACAGATTCAACATGATGCCGTCAATAGCTTGATTTCTGCGGGGGTATCAATTGGATGGAATGATTGGGATGAATTTTATGATGCGTTTCATTCTCATTGGCTGGCTAAAATAGCCGGCTTGCTCATCAGCATCATCGCCGTTTCTCTGGGCGCGCCGTTCTGGTTCGACATTTTGCAACGTTTTATGCAAATCCGCGCGGCAGGTCAAAAGCCGGGCACACCTGAAAAGCCATAGCAATAATGTCATCCTCATTTCAGTGAAAGCAGATTTCAGCACGGTGGGCGTGGTAACATTTACCGATGGCGGGTGAATTTCACTGCCCCACAATCCCACTACGATGAGAATGACATGAAAACAGGACCCTTAACCGAAAGCGAGCTGGAATGGCTGGATGAGACCATCGACAAATATTCGACGGATAAATCCATTCTCGACGTTTCCGAGCTGGACGGTATGCTGACGGCAATTCTTTCCTCGCCGCAGGACATTGAACCTGCTGACTGGCTGCTGGCCGTATGGGGCGGGGCGGATAGCGTGCCGCGCTGGTCGGCGGATCGCGAACGTGATCATTTCATCAACCTCACGCTGCAACATATGGGCGATATCGCCGAGCGTCTGAATGACTATCCTGACCAGTTTGAACCGCTGTTCGGCACGCGTGAGGAAGAGGGCCAGGAGCTGACCGTTGTCGAAGAGTGGTGCTATGGCTATATGCGCGGTGTGGGCTTAAGCGACTGGTCAGGTTTGCCGCCAGCGTTGCAGGAAGAGCTGGACGCCATCGCGCTGCACGGCGATGACCAGAAAGCCACGGCACTTGATAACTTCACGGCAGATGAATATCTGGCAAGCATCGATAAGATTCGCCCGGCGGCGCTGATGCTGCATGGTTACTGGATGGCGCATCCGAAGGTTGCACCGGTGCAGCAGCCGGTCAGAAACGAAGGGAAAGTGGGGCGCAATGACCCATGCCCGTGCGGCAGCGGCAAGAAATACAAACAGTGCTGCGCCAATAAATGAAAAAATGCCGGGTAAATTACCCGGCATTTTTTTAGCCCACGGCAGGCAAAAGGTTTGCCGCTATCGCTACCTGTATTGCAATCACTGCAATTCCACAGGCAAACACGAACCATAACGCGGGGGTGCCGCCTGCGACGCGATATCCCCCTTGTGGGTGATGTTTACGGCTCTGCATCGTCAGTAGTGACGGGATAATCAATGCCAGCACCGCCAGCGCAACGCCCGCGTAACCCAGCGCCATCACAAAACCACGCGGATAGAAAAGGGCGAATGCCAGCGGCGGCAGGAAGGTGATGCCACCCGTTTGCAGGCGGCCACGCACGCCATTCTGACGCTGGAACAGATCCGCCAGGTAATCAAATAGCCCCAGAGCAACGCCGAGGAAAGAGGTCGCCAGCGCCAGATCGGCAAACAGGTGTACGGCCAGCTCGACGTGGGCCGAAGCCACCACGGCGCGAATGGCTTCCAGCAGACCGTTCAGCCCGGTATGTTGCGCCATCAACCCGGCAAAGACGCCAGACTCAATGCTGCCAAGCGTCGCCAGCTGCCAGAAAAGATAAGCGACCAGCGGAATGAAGCTGCCAATCATAAACACGCGGCGCAGCTTGCGAATATCGCCATTCATGTAGCTCACAATGCTGGGTACACTGCCGTGGAAACCGAATGAGGTAAAAATCACCGGAATGGCCGACAGCGCCAGGCCCTGTTGCAATGGCAGGGTTAGCAAATTGATTTTATGAATGTGCGGTAGCAGCAGCGCCAGCATCACCACCAGAAAAATAATCTTGGCGCTGAACAGAAAACGGTTGAAAAGGTCGACCAGCGATGTGCCAATGCAAATCACCGTGCCGCCGATTGCCGTAAACAGCAGTACGCCAATGGCGGGCGGCATATCAACCGAGAACCACTGACTGAGGCTGGAGGCCAGCAGTTCACCCGCACCGCTGATATAGGCGGCAGTCAGGGCGTACATTAAAAATAACATGCTGAAACCCGTTACCCACTGACCATAGCGACCCAGATAACGTTGTGCCAGGGAGCCCAGGCCGGTATCGGCAGGCACGTGTTGATACACTTCCAGCAGCAGGAGGGCGGTGTAGCACATCAACGCCCAGAGCCCAATTAACAGCACCAGCGTCACGCCAAAGCCAACGCCAGCCGCAGCCAGCGGCATCGCCAGCATCCCTGCACCAATAGTGGTGCCCGCTACGATTAAAATACTCCCCAGGGTACGGTTCTTCACGCTTTCCTCTGCTACAGCACGTATATGCGACACAAATATGTCGCGCAGGTTATGTGAAACCAGACGATTCGTCAAATCACGATTACAGTGTGTGTAATAATAAGTTTACGAAAAAGGCGAGGAACGAAAGCCTGCGCTAGCGCAAAACAGGTAAGTCAAATGCAGGTTATTGTGCGGTTTTTAGCGGAGGCATTATGGAATCTATTCACGGTCATGAAGTACTGAATATGATGATCGCATCGGGTGAGTCTTATTCAACAGAAAGTCTGGTGGCGGCGATTGAAAGTCGTTTTGGCGAGAGCGCGCGTTTTCATACCTGTTCGGCAGAGAATATGTCTGCGGCTGAGCTGGTGGCTTTTCTGGCGAAAAAAGGCAAGTTTATTCCGGCGGACGCGGGCTTCACAACGGCGGAAAGTAAAATCTGTCGACATTAATAAGCAGCGGCGAATTAACGCCGCTGCCTGTTAATTAATTCTGCGTATCGAGCGTAGAAAGCTCTTTATCAATAAAGTAGAGGCCTTCACCGCTTTTACCGGCGAGGGTCAGTTTATCAATCACAGATTTAAACAGTTTCTCTTCTTCGTGCTGCTCAGCCACATACCATTGCAGGAAGTTAAAGGTTGGGTAATCCTGATTGGTCATCGCGGCATGCGCCAGTTCATTGATTTTAGACGTGATCAGCTGTTCATGCTCGTAGGTGGCGCGGAACAGATCGTCCAGCGATGCATATTCTGCTACCGGCGAGGCGACGCTGTTGATGCAGGGCAGGCTGCCGGTATCAGTCAGGTAATCGAACAGACGCTGCATATGCTGCATCTCTTCTTGTGCGTGGCGACGCAGAAATGCCGCAGCCCCTTCAAAACTATTGAAGCTGCACCAGGCGCTCATCTGTTGGTAAAGCAGGGAGGAATAAAGCTCGAGATTCATTTGTTGGTTTAATTTCTCGATCATTTCCGCTTTTAACATTGTCAGACTCCATAAAGCTGTTAATTAATTATGGAGGAACTATAAGTTGTTATTAAATTATTTGCAAAAGGTAAAAATAAAAATTTTTATTTAATAATGCGAATGGGAATAAAACGCATTGGCATAATAATATCGCCGGAGTTTATTCCGGCATATAATTTAATTCCAGGCCGGCGCAACTGGCGTAACGGCGATCCCCCTGCACTGATACTGCAGCGTCACGCTTTCATTAATACATAATGGCCCGCTGCTGCTGACGCAGGTGGTAATGGGCTGTCCATAGGCAAAGGCGGTGGCATAACCCATTTGCTGGCAGGCATTGGTCGCGGTGCCGTTAACAACGTAGTCGTCGGTTTTTGCGTTCTGCAACATCGCCTGGCCATATGTCAGCCGTACGATCCCGCTGGTCGCATCCATTTCGCTTACGGTAGCCTGTCGGTGCACGCTACAGGCGGAAAGCACCAGCACGATAGCGCTAATCGGGAAAAGAGTTTTCATGATAGTACTCGAGGCAATCTTTCATTGCTCTATCCTGGCACATGCAAACGCGGACAATCCTCCGAATAAAGACGATAACGTTACTTTCTTAAGGCGACGATCTTCGACCTGGTAAGAAAAAATGTGAGCCTTGCTGTGAATTTTAAAACCATTTTTCATAAAATTTGAAAGTATGTTTGCAAGGTTGTAAGGTTGATACATTGTTATCGTACCCTTGCGGGAGACGCCCGCGCTGCATTCAGGAGAGGAAAGAATGAAAATTGCACTGATGATGGAAAACAGCCAGGCCAGCAAAAACGCCATCATTCATAATGAGTTAAAAGCGGTTGCCGATGAAAAAGGCTTCCCGGTTTTCAACGTGGGTATGAGCGATGAGAACGACCATCATCTGACCTACATTCATCTGGGTATCATGGCCAGCATCCTGCTGAATTCCAAAGCGGTTGACTTCGTGGTGACTGGTTGCGGCACCGGCCAGGGCGCGCTGATGTCTCTGAACATTCATCCGGGCGTGGTGTGCGGTTACTGCATCGACCCGGCTGATGCCTTCCTGTTCGCGCAGATCAACAACGGTAACGCACTTTCTCTGCCATTCGCCAAAGGCTTCGGTTGGGGCGCGGAACTGAACGTGCGCTTTATCTTTGAAAAAGCGTTCACCGGTCGTAACGGTGAAGGCTATCCGCCAGAGCGTAAAGAACCGCAGGTGCGTAACGCGGGTATTCTGAACCAGGTGAAAGCAGCGGTAGTGAAAGAAAACTATCTGGATACGCTGCGCGCCATTGATCCGGAACTGGTGAAAACCGCCGTTTCTGGCCAACGTTTCCAGCAGTGCTTCTTCGAAAATTGCCAGAATAAAGAGATCGAAGCGTTCGTGCGCCAGATCCTCGGCTAATTTTGCATGATATAAAAATCCCCACCTGCGTGGGGATTTTTGTTTCTACGCCTTCACTTTTTTGGATACCGACACACCGGCATCTTTAGTCAGCCGCAGGGTATCTATCATCCCAATCAGGCAGATAATGGCGATAAACACAAACGCCAGCCTGAAGCTGATTCCCGGCATTGTGCCGAGCGCCAGCACCTCGCTGACTTTCTCCCCCAGACGTATACCGATTGCCCCGAGGGTGATGCCAAGCCCAATGGCTAACTGGCTGGCGGTGCTGAACAACGTATTGGCATAGCTCATCTGCGGACCGGGCACGTCGGCAAAAGCCAGGGTGCTCACACCGGTGAACTGGATGGAGCGGAATACGCCGCCTAAATAAAGCACCAGCAATATGGCCCATATGGGCGTTTGTGGTGTTAAAAATGCGCAGGCGGTCAGGGCCAGCACGTTCAATGCGCCATTGATCAGTAACAGGCGGCGGAAACCGAGCCAGCGAATCAACGGCGTGGTAGCGGGTTTGATGGTCAGATTGCCGACGAATACCGCCAGCACCAGCAGCCCGGAATGGAATGGATCCATCCCAAAACCGACCTGAAAAAGCAGCGGCAGCAGGAACGGTACCGCACTGATTGAGGCGCGGAACAGCGAACCGCCGTACATCGTCACACGGAAGGTGGGAACCTTCAGCGCGTCCAGGCGGATCATCGGCCATTTTGCCCGCCGGAAATGGTACAGCGAGTAATAAAACGCCAGCCCGCCAAGAATAAACAGTGTCAGCACCAGCCCGTTTTGCTGGGTTTGCCCGCCCAGCGCCTCCATGGCGCACACCAGGCTCACCATCGCCACCGACGTGGCGAGAAAACCGGGCAGGTCAAAGGGGCGGCGTTCGTCATCGCGTATATCCGGAATGATACGTAGCGACAGCAAAATGGCGATAATACCCAGTGGAACGTTAATAAAGAAGATCCACCGCCAGTCGGCGACGCTGGTGATAAACCCGCCGAGCGGCGGCCCGATAATGGGCGCGATGAGCGCGGGCCAGGTTAGCGTGGCGATGGC
Protein-coding regions in this window:
- the yecR gene encoding YecR family lipoprotein, translating into MKTLFPISAIVLVLSACSVHRQATVSEMDATSGIVRLTYGQAMLQNAKTDDYVVNGTATNACQQMGYATAFAYGQPITTCVSSSGPLCINESVTLQYQCRGIAVTPVAPAWN
- a CDS encoding MFS transporter; translation: MSEPLQAQNGRGLSPAALLVAGAFFMEFLDGTVIATALPDMAKSFGVDAVDLNIGISAYLITLAVLIPASGWIADRFGARKIFTLALAIFTLASVFCGLATTVDSFVAMRILQGMGGALMVPVGRLAVLRTTPKHLLITAIATLTWPALIAPIIGPPLGGFITSVADWRWIFFINVPLGIIAILLSLRIIPDIRDDERRPFDLPGFLATSVAMVSLVCAMEALGGQTQQNGLVLTLFILGGLAFYYSLYHFRRAKWPMIRLDALKVPTFRVTMYGGSLFRASISAVPFLLPLLFQVGFGMDPFHSGLLVLAVFVGNLTIKPATTPLIRWLGFRRLLLINGALNVLALTACAFLTPQTPIWAILLVLYLGGVFRSIQFTGVSTLAFADVPGPQMSYANTLFSTASQLAIGLGITLGAIGIRLGEKVSEVLALGTMPGISFRLAFVFIAIICLIGMIDTLRLTKDAGVSVSKKVKA
- a CDS encoding YecA family protein, whose protein sequence is MKTGPLTESELEWLDETIDKYSTDKSILDVSELDGMLTAILSSPQDIEPADWLLAVWGGADSVPRWSADRERDHFINLTLQHMGDIAERLNDYPDQFEPLFGTREEEGQELTVVEEWCYGYMRGVGLSDWSGLPPALQEELDAIALHGDDQKATALDNFTADEYLASIDKIRPAALMLHGYWMAHPKVAPVQQPVRNEGKVGRNDPCPCGSGKKYKQCCANK
- the pgsA gene encoding CDP-diacylglycerol--glycerol-3-phosphate 3-phosphatidyltransferase; translated protein: MQYNIPTLLTLFRVILIPFFVLAFYLPFVWAPFACALIFCIAAVTDWFDGYLARRWNQSTRFGAFLDPVADKVMVAIAMVLVVEHYHTWWVTLPAAIMIGREIIISALREWMAELGKRSSVAVSWIGKVKTTAQMAALAWLLWRPNEWVEWAGIVLFLFAAVLTLWSMLQYLNAARADLLEQ
- a CDS encoding RpiB/LacA/LacB family sugar-phosphate isomerase; the protein is MKIALMMENSQASKNAIIHNELKAVADEKGFPVFNVGMSDENDHHLTYIHLGIMASILLNSKAVDFVVTGCGTGQGALMSLNIHPGVVCGYCIDPADAFLFAQINNGNALSLPFAKGFGWGAELNVRFIFEKAFTGRNGEGYPPERKEPQVRNAGILNQVKAAVVKENYLDTLRAIDPELVKTAVSGQRFQQCFFENCQNKEIEAFVRQILG
- the ftnA gene encoding non-heme ferritin, which produces MLKAEMIEKLNQQMNLELYSSLLYQQMSAWCSFNSFEGAAAFLRRHAQEEMQHMQRLFDYLTDTGSLPCINSVASPVAEYASLDDLFRATYEHEQLITSKINELAHAAMTNQDYPTFNFLQWYVAEQHEEEKLFKSVIDKLTLAGKSGEGLYFIDKELSTLDTQN
- a CDS encoding YecH family metal-binding protein, whose translation is MESIHGHEVLNMMIASGESYSTESLVAAIESRFGESARFHTCSAENMSAAELVAFLAKKGKFIPADAGFTTAESKICRH
- the tyrP gene encoding tyrosine transporter TyrP; translation: MKNRTLGSILIVAGTTIGAGMLAMPLAAAGVGFGVTLVLLIGLWALMCYTALLLLEVYQHVPADTGLGSLAQRYLGRYGQWVTGFSMLFLMYALTAAYISGAGELLASSLSQWFSVDMPPAIGVLLFTAIGGTVICIGTSLVDLFNRFLFSAKIIFLVVMLALLLPHIHKINLLTLPLQQGLALSAIPVIFTSFGFHGSVPSIVSYMNGDIRKLRRVFMIGSFIPLVAYLFWQLATLGSIESGVFAGLMAQHTGLNGLLEAIRAVVASAHVELAVHLFADLALATSFLGVALGLFDYLADLFQRQNGVRGRLQTGGITFLPPLAFALFYPRGFVMALGYAGVALAVLALIIPSLLTMQSRKHHPQGGYRVAGGTPALWFVFACGIAVIAIQVAIAANLLPAVG
- a CDS encoding glycoside hydrolase family 19 protein; translated protein: MSINRNFFFDHILDSLFKGSLRQSQLAGIEAILDKWEKESPKDDDRWLAYMLATAHHETGHTMQPVRETFATTDDEAIRRLEKAWRAGKLTWVKTPYWRPDAEGKSWYGRGFVQLTHKDNYVKLGHAIKADLVSEPDKVMELNTALAIMFVGMRNGLFTSHKLADYFNDATEDWVKARKIINGLESANLVAGYTKAYYAAISYTVG